The Pseudomonas sp. HR96 genome includes a region encoding these proteins:
- a CDS encoding sensor histidine kinase: MSATSPDETVRAALQISHARLRKQHEIVVEFGVRSLRASDMDELLNHACRVAAVGMQTRFAKVLKLLPDEQQFLLAYGVGWDPTDIGVALVGADDASPAGYAFKTERPVISNHLGSENRFRTPSLLKKYGIKRAINVPVRGISSTFGVLEVDSQDGEDFIESDLVFLEGLANVISMAVERVAAEEAQDGPHRYSEIVLNASPDCVKILSPAGEIEFFNEAGLCRMQIDSLDEIAGQPWIDLWPEASKTTISDAVGRVARGESVRFESFCPTVKGEPRWWDVTVAPIFDKQGMLENIIAVSRDITERHDHEDKLALLIDSQNTKLSQSVLQLEEIHHRVKNSLQLVNTLLLLQANVAVEDSVKLQLQTAANRIMTIASVHERLYQNADSDGVNAKEYLSALLKDISNAFGDRDINLEADPFPLPEERMAPLGLVISELVINALKYGKGTISVTLSKIAEKAIITVSDEGDGFPDTYPEPNGTGLGLRLIKSYSGYGAKAISVDRLAKTSTIAVEFKL; the protein is encoded by the coding sequence ATGTCAGCTACATCGCCCGACGAAACTGTGCGCGCAGCTTTGCAGATTTCCCACGCTCGGCTACGCAAGCAGCACGAGATTGTTGTCGAATTTGGTGTGCGGTCGCTTCGGGCGTCCGATATGGATGAACTGCTCAACCATGCCTGTCGCGTTGCAGCTGTCGGCATGCAGACGCGGTTTGCCAAGGTGCTCAAACTGCTCCCTGATGAACAGCAATTTTTGCTTGCGTATGGTGTAGGTTGGGATCCTACGGATATTGGCGTGGCGTTGGTAGGTGCAGACGATGCTAGTCCCGCAGGTTACGCATTCAAAACTGAGCGCCCCGTCATCTCCAATCATCTTGGCTCGGAAAACCGATTCCGGACTCCCTCACTATTAAAAAAATACGGTATCAAGCGGGCCATCAATGTACCGGTAAGAGGTATCTCTTCCACTTTTGGTGTGTTGGAGGTTGATAGCCAGGACGGGGAGGATTTCATTGAAAGCGATCTGGTTTTTCTCGAGGGGCTAGCCAATGTGATCTCGATGGCTGTGGAGCGAGTCGCGGCCGAGGAAGCCCAGGACGGTCCCCACCGGTATTCCGAAATCGTTTTGAATGCCAGTCCAGACTGCGTCAAGATTCTCTCTCCGGCAGGTGAAATCGAGTTCTTCAATGAGGCTGGCCTTTGCCGGATGCAGATTGATTCGCTGGATGAGATTGCCGGGCAGCCCTGGATAGATCTGTGGCCTGAAGCCTCCAAAACGACAATTTCAGATGCTGTAGGTAGGGTGGCGAGGGGTGAATCAGTCCGCTTCGAGTCATTTTGCCCAACAGTCAAAGGCGAACCGCGCTGGTGGGATGTGACCGTAGCGCCGATCTTTGATAAACAAGGCATGCTCGAAAATATCATAGCGGTTTCTCGAGACATTACTGAGCGTCACGACCATGAAGACAAGCTGGCGTTACTGATTGACTCACAAAATACGAAGCTGTCCCAGAGTGTTCTCCAGTTGGAGGAGATACACCATCGCGTCAAAAACAGCCTTCAACTTGTCAATACCCTCTTGCTGCTTCAGGCCAATGTAGCAGTCGAGGATTCGGTCAAGTTGCAACTGCAGACGGCCGCCAATCGAATCATGACGATTGCGTCGGTGCATGAGCGGCTCTATCAGAATGCGGACTCCGACGGAGTGAATGCTAAAGAGTACTTGAGTGCGTTGCTCAAGGACATCAGCAACGCGTTTGGCGATCGAGATATAAATCTGGAGGCCGACCCTTTTCCTCTACCAGAGGAACGAATGGCGCCTCTAGGTTTGGTTATATCCGAGCTTGTTATCAACGCCTTGAAATACGGAAAGGGCACCATTTCGGTCACCCTGAGTAAAATAGCCGAAAAAGCTATCATCACCGTCAGCGACGAAGGGGATGGCTTTCCAGACACGTATCCCGAACCAAACGGAACCGGTTTGGGACTGAGACTGATCAAGAGCTATTCCGGTTACGGAGCCAAGGCGATCAGCGTGGACCGGTTGGCCAAGACGAGCACCATTGCAGTTGAGTTTAAGCTCTAA
- a CDS encoding response regulator, with protein MPITTLSSSDVPLTGNIVIVEDDELMHRLMVDIFTDLGADCASFFSADDALIHMMQVKSPCALLVTDFTLPGQLDGRELALMVHQRWPHVPVIVTTGYGSEVGNDLPRGVAFLRKPWSLEQIAEMAREMMHLSRKPAG; from the coding sequence ATGCCCATCACGACCCTCTCTTCCAGCGACGTCCCCCTCACCGGCAACATTGTCATCGTTGAGGACGACGAGCTGATGCACCGGTTGATGGTGGATATTTTCACGGATCTTGGGGCCGATTGTGCGTCTTTTTTTTCCGCGGATGATGCGCTCATTCATATGATGCAGGTCAAATCACCCTGTGCATTATTGGTCACAGATTTCACGCTTCCAGGCCAACTCGACGGCCGAGAGCTGGCTCTGATGGTGCACCAGCGATGGCCTCACGTGCCCGTAATCGTCACCACAGGCTACGGATCCGAAGTGGGAAACGATCTGCCCAGAGGTGTAGCATTTTTACGAAAGCCGTGGAGCCTGGAGCAGATCGCGGAGATGGCTAGAGAAATGATGCATTTGTCCAGAAAGCCCGCGGGTTGA
- a CDS encoding response regulator gives MPSTILLVEDDITLREVVADALSMLDARVIACPNADLALLELERCAAVNLVLTDIRMPGYLDGIQFAHIVAERWPQLPIIVMSGNRLPSDVLPEHAVFMAKPWTLDVLFAHVEPLLSSRFHS, from the coding sequence ATGCCCTCTACTATTCTACTTGTCGAAGACGACATCACCTTGCGTGAGGTGGTGGCCGACGCACTTTCGATGCTTGATGCGCGAGTGATTGCCTGCCCTAACGCAGATCTGGCATTGCTAGAGCTTGAGCGGTGCGCTGCGGTCAACCTGGTGCTGACAGACATTCGCATGCCTGGATATCTGGATGGCATCCAGTTTGCGCACATCGTCGCGGAGCGCTGGCCTCAACTGCCCATTATCGTCATGTCAGGCAACCGGCTGCCAAGCGACGTCCTGCCTGAGCACGCTGTCTTCATGGCCAAGCCATGGACGCTGGATGTCCTTTTTGCGCATGTCGAGCCGCTGCTCAGCTCACGCTTCCACTCGTGA
- a CDS encoding isochorismatase family protein, producing the protein MKDQSSPIPLVILDVQDAIDRPNWDGKNNPEYVVVIQRLLDHWRSNGWPVLYVKHDEQTPTSSYYVHGPWNGIKKDVAPIKGETVIIKQENCAFIGTELDAILKGMQVKRLVLTGVVIHNSMDATVRAGKALGYSIILPSDATTAVPVVGAHGKSWDATTVHELTLAILGDEYTDVMSSDEVLAQLTL; encoded by the coding sequence ATGAAGGATCAATCCAGCCCTATTCCCCTTGTTATCCTTGACGTTCAGGATGCCATTGATCGCCCGAATTGGGATGGCAAAAATAATCCTGAGTATGTGGTGGTGATCCAACGCCTTCTCGATCACTGGCGATCAAACGGCTGGCCAGTTCTTTACGTGAAGCACGATGAACAGACTCCTACATCCAGCTATTACGTCCATGGCCCCTGGAATGGTATCAAGAAAGACGTTGCCCCGATAAAGGGAGAAACCGTCATCATCAAACAGGAAAATTGCGCCTTCATTGGCACCGAACTGGATGCCATTCTTAAAGGGATGCAGGTAAAGCGTTTGGTGCTGACGGGCGTTGTCATTCACAACAGCATGGACGCTACAGTCCGTGCGGGAAAAGCACTCGGATACAGCATCATCCTTCCCTCAGACGCCACGACAGCCGTGCCCGTCGTCGGGGCGCATGGAAAGTCCTGGGACGCCACAACCGTCCATGAACTGACCTTGGCAATACTCGGTGATGAGTATACCGATGTTATGTCATCGGACGAAGTGCTCGCACAGCTCACCCTATGA
- the tnpC gene encoding IS66 family transposase, translated as MTSSLNLDQMTPEQLRALAEQALQLLSQVDSMGQKIHRLETVNEQLAHEIAILKRHKFAKRSEQLSPDQGSLLDDLLDTDIAAIEAELKAVNPPPAPDELRQKPKRAPLPPQFPRTVIRHEPENTQCVCGCQLQRIGEDVSEKLDYTPGVFTVEQHVRGKWACRQCETLIQAPVPAQVIDKGIPTAGLLAHVMVAKFADHLPLYRQEKIFARAGLAIARSTLAQWVGQTGVQLQPLVDALLEQVLAQGVIHADETPVQMLAPGEKKTHRAYVWAYSTTPFSALKAVVYDFSPSRAGEHARNFLGKWNGKLVCDDFAGYKAGFEKGIIEIGCMAHARRKFFDLHVANKSQLAEQALYSIGGLYEVERQARDMSDEDRWRIRQEKAAPIIKTLHDWMLAQRDLVPNGSATAKALDYSLKRWVALTRYLDDGSVPIDNNQVENQIRPWALGRSNWLFAGSLRSGKRAAAIMSLIQSARLNGHDPYAYLKDVLTRLPMQRASEIGHLLPRQWVPT; from the coding sequence ATGACTTCCTCGCTCAATCTCGATCAAATGACACCGGAACAGCTCCGTGCCTTGGCCGAACAGGCCTTGCAGTTGCTGTCCCAGGTCGACTCGATGGGCCAGAAAATCCACCGCCTTGAAACGGTCAACGAGCAACTCGCTCATGAGATCGCCATCCTCAAACGACACAAGTTCGCCAAGCGCAGCGAACAGCTAAGCCCTGACCAAGGTAGCTTGCTCGACGACCTGCTCGACACTGATATCGCGGCCATCGAGGCCGAGCTGAAGGCGGTCAATCCGCCACCTGCACCGGACGAGCTACGTCAGAAACCCAAACGGGCGCCTCTGCCACCGCAGTTCCCACGTACAGTGATCCGTCACGAGCCAGAAAACACCCAGTGTGTCTGCGGCTGCCAACTTCAGCGCATTGGCGAAGACGTCAGCGAGAAGCTCGATTACACACCCGGCGTGTTCACCGTCGAGCAGCATGTACGTGGAAAATGGGCCTGCCGCCAGTGCGAAACACTGATCCAGGCGCCTGTACCGGCCCAAGTGATCGACAAGGGCATCCCGACCGCAGGCCTGTTGGCTCATGTGATGGTGGCGAAGTTCGCCGACCATTTACCGCTGTACCGGCAGGAGAAGATTTTTGCTCGGGCCGGGCTTGCGATTGCTCGCTCGACATTGGCGCAGTGGGTCGGACAGACCGGCGTACAACTCCAGCCTCTGGTCGATGCGCTGCTTGAACAAGTGTTGGCCCAGGGTGTGATCCACGCCGATGAGACTCCGGTTCAGATGCTCGCGCCCGGCGAGAAGAAAACTCACCGCGCTTACGTCTGGGCCTACAGCACCACGCCGTTTTCAGCGCTCAAGGCTGTGGTTTATGACTTCAGTCCCAGTCGTGCAGGCGAGCATGCGCGCAACTTCCTTGGGAAGTGGAACGGCAAGCTGGTATGCGACGATTTCGCTGGCTACAAAGCCGGTTTCGAGAAAGGCATCATCGAAATTGGCTGCATGGCCCACGCCCGTCGCAAGTTTTTCGATCTGCACGTGGCGAACAAAAGCCAGCTGGCTGAACAAGCGCTGTACTCGATTGGCGGCTTGTACGAAGTTGAACGTCAAGCTCGGGACATGAGCGATGAGGATCGTTGGCGAATACGCCAGGAAAAGGCAGCCCCGATCATCAAAACGCTGCATGACTGGATGCTGGCCCAGCGTGATCTGGTGCCCAACGGATCGGCAACAGCCAAAGCCCTGGATTACAGCCTTAAACGCTGGGTAGCGCTGACGCGTTACCTGGACGACGGGTCTGTGCCCATTGACAACAACCAGGTCGAGAACCAGATCCGGCCGTGGGCACTTGGACGCTCAAACTGGTTGTTTGCTGGATCACTGCGCAGCGGTAAACGCGCGGCGGCGATCATGAGTTTGATCCAGTCGGCGCGGCTCAACGGGCATGATCCGTATGCTTATTTGAAGGACGTCCTCACGCGCCTGCCGATGCAACGGGCGAGTGAAATAGGTCACTTGCTACCGCGTCAGTGGGTGCCTACATAA
- the tnpB gene encoding IS66 family insertion sequence element accessory protein TnpB (TnpB, as the term is used for proteins encoded by IS66 family insertion elements, is considered an accessory protein, since TnpC, encoded by a neighboring gene, is a DDE family transposase.) — translation MIRIDAIWLATEPMDMRAGTETALARVIAVFGAAKPHCAYLFANRRANRMKVLVHDGVGIWLAARRLNEGKFYWPGIRHGSEVELDNEQLQALVLGLPWQWVGAGGLITVL, via the coding sequence GTGATTCGAATCGATGCGATCTGGCTCGCCACCGAACCGATGGATATGCGCGCCGGCACCGAAACGGCGTTAGCCCGGGTCATTGCCGTGTTCGGTGCGGCGAAGCCGCACTGCGCTTATCTGTTCGCCAATCGCCGCGCCAATCGGATGAAAGTTCTGGTGCATGACGGCGTGGGTATCTGGCTGGCGGCGCGACGATTGAATGAAGGCAAGTTTTACTGGCCCGGCATTCGGCACGGATCGGAGGTCGAACTCGATAACGAGCAACTTCAGGCTTTGGTACTGGGCTTGCCATGGCAATGGGTTGGTGCAGGCGGCTTGATCACAGTGCTGTAA
- the tnpA gene encoding IS66-like element accessory protein TnpA: MQPQRRSYSKSFKAQVVQECAQPGASIATVAQCHSLNANLVHKWIRVQTNKAMELQPAFIPLPLQLAGGHSQAPSSSICVEIQHSRGTVKVNWPTESAAVCASFLRDLLR; this comes from the coding sequence ATGCAGCCACAACGCCGATCCTATTCCAAATCCTTCAAGGCCCAGGTAGTCCAAGAGTGCGCTCAGCCCGGCGCGTCGATTGCCACCGTCGCGCAGTGCCACAGCCTTAACGCGAACCTCGTCCATAAATGGATTCGGGTACAAACGAACAAAGCCATGGAGCTGCAACCTGCTTTCATTCCGCTACCTTTGCAGCTCGCCGGAGGGCATTCCCAGGCTCCGTCATCGAGCATCTGCGTTGAAATCCAGCACTCGCGTGGCACCGTCAAAGTGAACTGGCCGACCGAAAGCGCTGCCGTCTGTGCCTCCTTTCTGCGAGACCTGTTGCGGTGA
- a CDS encoding GAF domain-containing sensor histidine kinase translates to MPNACDFSRDINTIANIDAVPLILKMVKHITGMRFAAVARVTDTRWVACAVDDSINFGLKPGGELVLQTTICHEIRQHRQPVIFTHASEHPFYSRHPTAKKYALESYVSIPIIRSNEDFFGTLCAIDVVPALFDEISVSQTLALFAQLIAVQLDVQDAFMSKEMALLNAIETGSLREQFIAVLGHDLRSPLSAIRMSADLLEAKLTDHRERTLTSAIRKSSQRMSALIEDVLDFSRGKLGGGIPVKLALHDDLDSIFIAVINEITASHPGIVINQIVSISSRVFCDGSRMGQLLSNLLGNAVTHGARDHPIQVMAMTEEDHLILSVTNQGPCIPESLLPLLFEPFTRSSEAGRGEGLGLGLYIASEIVKGHRGTLSVTSTPETGTCFVARFPIS, encoded by the coding sequence ATGCCTAATGCTTGCGATTTCTCGCGGGATATCAACACCATCGCCAATATCGATGCCGTACCCCTTATTCTCAAAATGGTGAAACACATCACCGGAATGAGATTTGCGGCCGTCGCACGCGTCACTGATACTAGATGGGTCGCTTGTGCAGTTGATGATTCGATAAATTTTGGGCTAAAACCAGGTGGGGAATTAGTACTGCAAACGACAATTTGTCATGAAATTCGGCAGCATCGGCAGCCAGTTATTTTTACACATGCCAGTGAGCATCCGTTTTATTCGCGTCACCCCACCGCAAAAAAATATGCCTTGGAAAGCTATGTGTCCATTCCAATCATCAGGTCAAATGAAGATTTTTTTGGCACACTCTGCGCTATCGACGTAGTTCCAGCCCTATTTGACGAAATTTCAGTCTCACAAACCCTAGCGCTTTTTGCACAACTGATTGCCGTTCAGCTCGACGTCCAGGATGCTTTCATGAGCAAGGAGATGGCTTTGCTTAATGCTATTGAGACTGGCAGCCTTCGTGAGCAATTCATAGCCGTGCTAGGGCACGATTTGCGCTCGCCCCTGAGTGCGATTCGCATGAGCGCTGACTTGCTCGAGGCCAAGCTGACAGATCATCGTGAGCGTACGCTTACATCGGCGATCAGAAAAAGCTCGCAGCGCATGAGTGCCTTGATTGAAGATGTCCTTGATTTTTCTCGCGGAAAATTGGGCGGCGGCATTCCGGTCAAATTGGCCTTGCATGACGATTTGGATAGCATTTTCATAGCGGTAATAAATGAGATCACTGCAAGCCATCCCGGCATCGTGATTAATCAAATTGTCTCTATCTCGTCTAGAGTTTTTTGCGACGGCAGCAGAATGGGGCAGTTGCTCTCGAATCTGTTAGGTAATGCGGTCACACACGGAGCCCGCGATCATCCGATACAGGTAATGGCGATGACAGAAGAGGACCACCTCATTCTGTCGGTGACCAACCAGGGCCCATGCATACCGGAAAGCTTGTTGCCTCTACTTTTCGAACCGTTTACCCGCTCGTCCGAGGCCGGACGTGGGGAAGGCTTGGGCCTTGGCTTGTATATCGCATCTGAGATTGTAAAAGGGCATAGAGGGACACTCAGCGTTACTTCGACGCCTGAGACAGGTACCTGCTTTGTGGCAAGATTCCCGATCTCATAA
- a CDS encoding response regulator, with translation MSRVYIVEDEALVAMLLEDMVTELGHEVVGIGARLEVGLAAAESVSFDLAILDINLNGQVSFPIAHALAKRGIPFLFASGYGAAGLEESLCTVPVLSKPFSMAQLDQVIRQRLTASGV, from the coding sequence ATGAGTCGCGTCTACATCGTTGAGGACGAGGCGTTGGTAGCTATGCTGCTTGAGGACATGGTCACCGAGCTAGGGCATGAAGTTGTGGGGATTGGCGCGCGACTTGAGGTAGGGCTTGCAGCAGCCGAGTCTGTCAGCTTTGACCTAGCTATTTTGGACATCAACCTAAACGGCCAGGTCTCATTTCCTATTGCCCATGCGCTTGCCAAACGCGGTATTCCGTTTCTGTTTGCCAGCGGTTACGGCGCTGCGGGTCTGGAAGAATCGTTATGTACCGTACCCGTCCTCAGCAAGCCTTTTTCGATGGCCCAACTTGACCAAGTCATCCGTCAGCGCCTGACGGCATCCGGGGTCTAG
- a CDS encoding sensor histidine kinase translates to MLINELNHRVKNTLSIVQSLAYQTLRGADVPVSVREAFTGRLVALAEAHDLLNGEKWAGASLNGVLLQAIQAQALDMVDRIHLDGPELRLDPKQALSIAMGTHELLSNAIKYGALSTSSGSINISWRVYGEAPMWMELSWWERGGPQVVAPIRSGFGSRLIQRGLPAELEGEASLFFASEGVRCVINAPLTMAS, encoded by the coding sequence ATGTTGATCAACGAGTTGAATCATCGCGTAAAAAACACGCTATCGATCGTGCAATCACTAGCTTATCAGACGCTGCGTGGCGCCGATGTACCGGTATCTGTCCGAGAGGCATTCACGGGGCGGCTGGTGGCACTGGCCGAGGCGCATGATCTTCTCAACGGAGAGAAGTGGGCTGGTGCTTCATTGAATGGAGTCCTATTGCAAGCGATTCAAGCGCAGGCGCTGGATATGGTTGATAGAATCCATCTTGACGGGCCAGAGCTCCGCTTGGACCCTAAGCAGGCGTTATCGATCGCGATGGGGACCCATGAGCTGCTCTCCAATGCTATCAAATATGGAGCATTATCGACGTCATCGGGGTCTATCAACATAAGCTGGCGCGTCTATGGTGAAGCACCTATGTGGATGGAGCTTTCATGGTGGGAAAGAGGTGGTCCGCAAGTCGTTGCGCCAATCCGTAGCGGCTTCGGGAGTCGATTGATTCAGCGCGGGCTTCCAGCAGAACTTGAAGGAGAGGCTTCATTGTTTTTTGCAAGCGAAGGAGTCAGATGTGTCATCAATGCACCGCTGACAATGGCAAGTTAG
- a CDS encoding sensor histidine kinase, producing MRLSRFLIENIEAIVHEWEDFARTMPTLGTPLDAEALRDHAATMIRTIATDLSTEQSAQQQIEKSHGHRPSLFETPAKSHAVSRLMMGFSINQVVAEFRALRASVLRHWMKQVKHDEPSEVNDLVRFNEAIDQALVESVASYSEAVKASHDIFLGVLGHDLRTPLSAIMLSADGLLRTDALGAKVAKAAERICTSVERASAIVGDLLDFTRAQLGPGIPVHRTLINIAPVCERIVDECRAVHPGAHLILNSVENVEGKFDGARLEQIFSNLIGNALQHGKAKSPVTITLRGINDVLEFRVHNSGDPIPSGRILGLFNPMGQYHPQVPLNHGPQASIGLGLYIAAQIVAAHDGIINVTSDEDHGTEFVVKIPLAGNDPA from the coding sequence ATGCGCTTGTCTCGTTTCTTGATCGAAAATATCGAAGCCATTGTTCATGAATGGGAAGATTTCGCACGAACCATGCCCACCCTCGGAACACCTCTCGATGCTGAAGCACTGCGTGATCACGCAGCCACAATGATCCGAACGATCGCCACCGATCTGAGCACAGAGCAATCTGCTCAACAGCAAATCGAAAAGTCACACGGACACCGTCCTTCTCTCTTTGAAACGCCGGCTAAATCCCACGCCGTCAGTCGCTTGATGATGGGATTTTCGATTAACCAGGTTGTAGCTGAATTCAGAGCCTTGCGTGCAAGTGTATTGCGTCACTGGATGAAACAGGTCAAGCATGATGAACCGTCTGAGGTAAACGACCTCGTCCGTTTCAACGAAGCGATCGATCAGGCTCTAGTTGAATCCGTTGCTAGCTACAGCGAAGCGGTCAAAGCCTCCCATGACATTTTCCTAGGGGTGCTGGGCCACGACTTGCGGACCCCCTTGAGTGCAATTATGTTGAGCGCCGACGGATTGTTGCGAACCGATGCGTTGGGCGCAAAGGTCGCTAAAGCGGCTGAGCGCATCTGTACGAGCGTAGAACGTGCCTCTGCTATTGTTGGCGACCTTCTGGACTTCACGCGTGCACAGCTGGGCCCGGGAATACCCGTACATCGAACATTGATCAACATCGCGCCAGTGTGTGAACGGATCGTCGACGAATGTCGAGCGGTGCACCCTGGTGCGCATTTGATATTGAACTCAGTTGAGAATGTTGAAGGAAAATTTGATGGAGCACGGCTTGAGCAGATATTTTCGAATTTGATAGGCAACGCACTGCAGCATGGTAAAGCAAAATCACCTGTAACGATCACGCTCCGGGGCATAAATGATGTCCTAGAGTTTCGTGTTCATAACAGTGGTGACCCTATTCCTAGCGGGCGCATCTTAGGTCTCTTCAACCCAATGGGGCAATATCATCCGCAAGTTCCCCTTAACCATGGCCCACAAGCAAGCATAGGGCTAGGCTTATACATCGCGGCTCAGATCGTGGCAGCCCATGATGGCATCATCAATGTGACTTCAGACGAAGATCACGGAACCGAGTTCGTTGTGAAGATTCCTCTGGCTGGGAATGACCCTGCCTGA
- a CDS encoding response regulator, with the protein MSSTLLLVEDDATLRMLIADALSMIPVKVVECDCADDALIVLEGTSLINLVLTDIRMPGHLDGLELANLIWARWPDLPVILTSGHCVLKSEQLPSCSTFIAKPWSLDILFETVTKRLP; encoded by the coding sequence GTGAGCTCTACTTTGCTTTTAGTCGAAGACGACGCTACGCTGAGAATGCTGATTGCTGACGCGTTGTCAATGATTCCGGTCAAGGTGGTTGAATGCGATTGTGCCGACGATGCCTTGATTGTATTAGAGGGGACCAGTTTGATAAATCTGGTTTTGACTGACATTCGGATGCCCGGTCACTTAGATGGGTTGGAACTGGCAAATCTGATCTGGGCACGATGGCCCGATTTGCCTGTAATTTTAACCTCAGGACATTGTGTATTAAAGTCTGAGCAACTTCCCAGTTGTTCAACCTTTATAGCCAAACCATGGAGTTTGGACATCCTGTTTGAAACTGTGACAAAGCGTTTGCCATAA
- a CDS encoding response regulator, producing the protein MKPILLVEDDHRDLEFMMIALERCQLANQVIIVRDGAEALDYLHRRGIFASRLPGNPAVVVLDLQLPKVNGLEVLEQMQKSDNLKYIPTVMLTTSTEEPDVRNAYQLGVNAYVVKPMSFGDFVRAIRVLGFFGQLITNFLRASVMEKITLTIYKNIICI; encoded by the coding sequence ATGAAGCCGATTTTACTGGTAGAAGATGATCATCGGGATCTCGAGTTTATGATGATTGCGCTGGAGCGCTGCCAGTTAGCCAACCAGGTGATCATTGTGAGAGATGGTGCCGAGGCGTTGGATTACCTGCACCGCCGTGGCATTTTCGCTTCTCGACTCCCAGGCAATCCTGCCGTAGTCGTACTGGACTTACAATTGCCCAAGGTCAATGGGCTTGAGGTCCTCGAACAGATGCAGAAATCGGATAACCTTAAATATATCCCCACTGTGATGCTGACCACTTCGACCGAGGAACCAGACGTAAGAAATGCCTATCAACTGGGTGTGAATGCATACGTGGTGAAGCCGATGTCGTTTGGCGATTTTGTGCGCGCAATTCGTGTGCTTGGTTTTTTTGGGCAATTAATAACGAATTTCCTGCGAGCTTCAGTGATGGAAAAAATAACGTTGACGATCTATAAAAATATAATATGTATATGA